The proteins below are encoded in one region of Synchiropus splendidus isolate RoL2022-P1 chromosome 13, RoL_Sspl_1.0, whole genome shotgun sequence:
- the wdr33 gene encoding pre-mRNA 3' end processing protein WDR33 isoform X2, with the protein MATDISSPQRFFHMPRFQHQAPRQLFYKRPDYAQQQAMQQLTFDGKRMRKAVNRKTIDYNPSVIRHLENRLWQRDHRDFRAIQPDSGCYNELVPPVGMVNNPMNAVTTKFVRTSANKVKCPVFVIRWTPEGRRLVTGASSGEFTLWNGLTFNFETILQAHDSPVRAMTWSHNDMWMLTADHGGYVKYWQSNMNNVKMFQAHKEAVREASFSPTDNKFATCSDDGTVRIWDFLRCHEERILRGHGADVKCVDWHPTKGLVVSGSKDSQQPIKFWDPRTGQSLATLHAHKNTVMEVKWNLNGNWLLTASRDHLCKLFDIRNLKDELQVFRGHKKEATAVAWHPVHEGLFASGGSDGSLLFWHTGVEKEVGGMEMAHEGMIWSLAWHPLGHILCSGSNDHTSKFWTRNRPGDKMRDRYNLNLLPGMSEDGVEYDDVEPNSVASIPGMGIPEQLKTAMEQEQSSEAGPDEMSIPGLDWGMDEVMGKDAKKVLQKKVPYAKPIPAQFQQAWAENKVPAMPSGGDLSKSSESSHDQKKKSLAEVEHEMAALQYTNPGLLEHMKMDRDGNMGQGQGPMAPFSGSGGPGAPGQPGFSLNIPPGSKMGPGGSKPPYMASGQMGPSGPQPPHQGPPQGMMGQGDMHSGPPRNIGHQGPPGPRGMQGPHGGMMGPPSRGMVSQGNMLPHQGSMMGHQGAMMGGQGRTHGNMQNNFGMHGHPGNVQGPPNNMQGPHENMQGLSHMQHQTSGPMVHGQQGPNSKDPRGPPLNHHMGPSDRQGPGGQDSGGYWGENQQGRRGPEDYDGGRDFHSADEEGWRPGPGHGPNSGFQGGGGGHRAGGGSRGGSGGNWGPDDRFSRGGGGGGDFRGRRNDRFRGRFHDDYGGQDEGFEGSDDMNRGWDNGGRNRSSRRGGPPRGGGGGGGGGGGSGPPRGSGPQRGGHDGYRDSQMHDGSSPGGRERSASLQGMDMSSLPPRKRPWQEGQGMGDHESGGDGGQSQRDDGSYGGSGRSGRGSWGPGGGPGPPLRRGPRGGMRGRPG; encoded by the exons ATGGCTACGGACATCAGCTCTCCCCAGCGCTTCTTTCACATGCCGCGCTTCCAGCACCAGGCGCCGCGGCAGTTGTTCTACAAGAGGCCAGATTATGCCCAACAACAGGCCATGCAACAACTTACCTTTGACGGTAAACGCATGAGAAAAGCTGTCAACCGCAAAACCATCGACTACAACCCCTCAGTCATCAGACACCTGGAG AATCGCCTGTGGCAACGAGACCACCGAGACTTCCGAGCCATCCAGCCCGACTCAGGATGTTACAATGAA CTGGTTCCTCCTGTTGGAATGGTCAACAACCCCATGAACGCAGTCACCACCAAGTTTGTCAGAACCTCTGCCAATAAAGTCAAATGCCCCGTGTTTGTCATCAGG TGGACCCCCGAGGGCCGTCGTCTGGTGACCGGAGCCTCCAGCGGAGAATTCACTCTGTGGAACGGACTCACCTTTAACTTCGAGACCATCTTACAG GCTCACGACAGTCCGGTCCGAGCCATGACCTGGTCTCACAACGACATGTGGATGCTGACGGCAGACCACGGCGGCTACGTCAAGTACTGGCAATCCAACATGAACAACGTGAAGATGTTCCAGGCCCACAAGGAGGCGGTTAGAGAAGCCAG tttttcTCCCACAGACAACAAATTTGCCACCTGCTCTGACGACGGCACGGTCCGGATCTGGGACTTCCTGCGCTGCCACGAGGAGAGAATCCTGCGAGGTCATGGCGCCGATGTGAAGTGTGTGGACTGGCATCCCACCAAAGGTCTGGTGGTGTCAGGCAGCAAGGACAGCCAGCAGCCCATCAAGTTCTGGGACCCGAGGACGGGCCAGAGTCTAGCTACGCT CCACGCCCACAAGAATacagtgatggaggtgaagtgGAACCTGAATGGCAATTGGCTGCTGACGGCGTCACGTGACCACCTGTGTAAACTCTTCGACATCCGCAACCTGAAGGACGAGCTGCAGGTCTTCCGAGGCCACAAGAAAGAAGCTACAG CGGTCGCCTGGCACCCAGTGCATGAAGGTCTGTTCGCCAGTGGAGGTTCTGATGGGTCCCTTCTCTTCTGGCACACCGG CGTGGAGAAGGAGGTTGGAGGGATGGAGATGGCACACGAGGGTATGATCTGGAGTCTGGCGTGGCACCCGCTTGGACACATCCTGTGTTCTGGATCTAATGACCACACCAG TAAATTCTGGACCCGGAATCGACCTGGTGACAAAATGAGAGACCGCTACAACCTCAACCTGTTGCCGGGCATGTCAGAGGACGGCGTGGAGTACG ATGATGTGGAGCCTAACAGCGTCGCCTCCATTCCTGGAATGGGAATTCCGGAGCAGCTGAAGACAGCCATGGAGCAGGAGCAGA GTTCAGAGGCTGGTCCGGATGAGATGTCCATCCCTGGTCTGGACTGGGGCATGGACGAGGTAATGGGCAAAGATGCCAAGAAAGTACTGCAGAAGAAGGTGCCCTATGCCAAGCCCATCCCAGCTCAGTTCCAGCAG GCGTGGGCAGAGAACAAGGTCCCTGCCATGCCCTCTGGTGGTGACTTATCCAAGTCATCGGAGTCTTCGCAcgaccagaagaagaagagtctgGCGGAGGTTGAGCACGAGATGGCAGCACTGCAGTACACCAACCCTGGTCTGCTGGAG CACATGAAGATGGACCGGGATGGGAACATGGGACAAGGACAGGGCCCCATGGCTCCCTTCTCAGGCTCTGGAGGACCtggcgcccctggtcagcctggctttTCTTTAAACATACCACCTGGCTCAAAAATGGGCCCGGGTGGATCCAAACCTCCTTATATGGCCTCAGGACAGATGGGCCCATCTGGACCACAGCCACCTCACCAAGGCCCCCCTCAGGGCATGATGGGGCAAGGCGACATGCACTCTGGCCCTCCAAGAAACATTGGCCATCAGGGTCCTCCTGGCCCGAGAGGGATGCAGGGGCCTCATGGAGGAATGATGGGCCCGCCGTCTCGAGGGATGGTCTCTCAAGGCAACATGTTGCCCCATCAAGGAAGCATGATGGGTCACCAGGGAGCGATGATGGGGGGTCAAGGCAGGACTCATGGGAACATGCAAAATAACTTTGGGATGCACGGACACCCGGGTAACGTGCAGGGCCCACCGAACAACATGCAAGGGCCTCATGAAAACATGCAGGGACTCTCGCACATGCAGCATCAA ACATCAGGGCCAATGGTTCATGGGCAGCAGGGCCCAAACAGCAAAG ACCCCAGAGGGCCTCCACTAAACCACCACATGGGTCCTTCAGACCGACAGGGACCCGGAGGGCAGGACTCCGGCGGTTATTGGGGGGAGAACCAGCAGGGCCGGCGAGGACCAGAGGACTATGATGGAGGACGGGACTTCCACTCTGCTGATGAGGAGGGCTGGAGACCCGGGCCTGGTCACGGACCTAATTCTGGCTTccagggaggtggagggggcCACCGGGCAGGTGGAGGATCTAGAGGAGGGAGTGGTGGGAACTGGGGTCCTGACGACCGGTTCTCCcgggggggaggaggtggaggtgattTCCGAGGCAGACGAAACGACAG GTTCAGAGGCCGTTTCCATGACGATTATGGAGGCCAGGATGAAGGTTTTGAAGGCTCAGATGACATGAATCGCGGCTGGGACAACGGCGGAAGAAACAGATCCTCCCGGAGAGGAGGTCCgccgagaggaggaggaggtggcggtGGCGGTGGCGGTGGGAGTGGGCCCCCTCGAGGAAGCGGTCCTCAAAGAGGAG GTCATGATGGCTACCGGGACTCACAGATGCATGACGGGTCGTCACCAGGGGGGAGGGAGCGATCGGCGTC
- the wdr33 gene encoding pre-mRNA 3' end processing protein WDR33 isoform X1 — translation MATDISSPQRFFHMPRFQHQAPRQLFYKRPDYAQQQAMQQLTFDGKRMRKAVNRKTIDYNPSVIRHLENRLWQRDHRDFRAIQPDSGCYNELVPPVGMVNNPMNAVTTKFVRTSANKVKCPVFVIRWTPEGRRLVTGASSGEFTLWNGLTFNFETILQAHDSPVRAMTWSHNDMWMLTADHGGYVKYWQSNMNNVKMFQAHKEAVREASFSPTDNKFATCSDDGTVRIWDFLRCHEERILRGHGADVKCVDWHPTKGLVVSGSKDSQQPIKFWDPRTGQSLATLHAHKNTVMEVKWNLNGNWLLTASRDHLCKLFDIRNLKDELQVFRGHKKEATAVAWHPVHEGLFASGGSDGSLLFWHTGVEKEVGGMEMAHEGMIWSLAWHPLGHILCSGSNDHTSKFWTRNRPGDKMRDRYNLNLLPGMSEDGVEYDDVEPNSVASIPGMGIPEQLKTAMEQEQSSEAGPDEMSIPGLDWGMDEVMGKDAKKVLQKKVPYAKPIPAQFQQAWAENKVPAMPSGGDLSKSSESSHDQKKKSLAEVEHEMAALQYTNPGLLEHMKMDRDGNMGQGQGPMAPFSGSGGPGAPGQPGFSLNIPPGSKMGPGGSKPPYMASGQMGPSGPQPPHQGPPQGMMGQGDMHSGPPRNIGHQGPPGPRGMQGPHGGMMGPPSRGMVSQGNMLPHQGSMMGHQGAMMGGQGRTHGNMQNNFGMHGHPGNVQGPPNNMQGPHENMQGLSHMQHQTSGPMVHGQQGPNSKDPRGPPLNHHMGPSDRQGPGGQDSGGYWGENQQGRRGPEDYDGGRDFHSADEEGWRPGPGHGPNSGFQGGGGGHRAGGGSRGGSGGNWGPDDRFSRGGGGGGDFRGRRNDRFRGRFHDDYGGQDEGFEGSDDMNRGWDNGGRNRSSRRGGPPRGGGGGGGGGGGSGPPRGSGPQRGGHDGYRDSQMHDGSSPGGRERSASLQGMDMSSLPPRKRPWQEGQGMGDHESGGDGAGQSQRDDGSYGGSGRSGRGSWGPGGGPGPPLRRGPRGGMRGRPG, via the exons ATGGCTACGGACATCAGCTCTCCCCAGCGCTTCTTTCACATGCCGCGCTTCCAGCACCAGGCGCCGCGGCAGTTGTTCTACAAGAGGCCAGATTATGCCCAACAACAGGCCATGCAACAACTTACCTTTGACGGTAAACGCATGAGAAAAGCTGTCAACCGCAAAACCATCGACTACAACCCCTCAGTCATCAGACACCTGGAG AATCGCCTGTGGCAACGAGACCACCGAGACTTCCGAGCCATCCAGCCCGACTCAGGATGTTACAATGAA CTGGTTCCTCCTGTTGGAATGGTCAACAACCCCATGAACGCAGTCACCACCAAGTTTGTCAGAACCTCTGCCAATAAAGTCAAATGCCCCGTGTTTGTCATCAGG TGGACCCCCGAGGGCCGTCGTCTGGTGACCGGAGCCTCCAGCGGAGAATTCACTCTGTGGAACGGACTCACCTTTAACTTCGAGACCATCTTACAG GCTCACGACAGTCCGGTCCGAGCCATGACCTGGTCTCACAACGACATGTGGATGCTGACGGCAGACCACGGCGGCTACGTCAAGTACTGGCAATCCAACATGAACAACGTGAAGATGTTCCAGGCCCACAAGGAGGCGGTTAGAGAAGCCAG tttttcTCCCACAGACAACAAATTTGCCACCTGCTCTGACGACGGCACGGTCCGGATCTGGGACTTCCTGCGCTGCCACGAGGAGAGAATCCTGCGAGGTCATGGCGCCGATGTGAAGTGTGTGGACTGGCATCCCACCAAAGGTCTGGTGGTGTCAGGCAGCAAGGACAGCCAGCAGCCCATCAAGTTCTGGGACCCGAGGACGGGCCAGAGTCTAGCTACGCT CCACGCCCACAAGAATacagtgatggaggtgaagtgGAACCTGAATGGCAATTGGCTGCTGACGGCGTCACGTGACCACCTGTGTAAACTCTTCGACATCCGCAACCTGAAGGACGAGCTGCAGGTCTTCCGAGGCCACAAGAAAGAAGCTACAG CGGTCGCCTGGCACCCAGTGCATGAAGGTCTGTTCGCCAGTGGAGGTTCTGATGGGTCCCTTCTCTTCTGGCACACCGG CGTGGAGAAGGAGGTTGGAGGGATGGAGATGGCACACGAGGGTATGATCTGGAGTCTGGCGTGGCACCCGCTTGGACACATCCTGTGTTCTGGATCTAATGACCACACCAG TAAATTCTGGACCCGGAATCGACCTGGTGACAAAATGAGAGACCGCTACAACCTCAACCTGTTGCCGGGCATGTCAGAGGACGGCGTGGAGTACG ATGATGTGGAGCCTAACAGCGTCGCCTCCATTCCTGGAATGGGAATTCCGGAGCAGCTGAAGACAGCCATGGAGCAGGAGCAGA GTTCAGAGGCTGGTCCGGATGAGATGTCCATCCCTGGTCTGGACTGGGGCATGGACGAGGTAATGGGCAAAGATGCCAAGAAAGTACTGCAGAAGAAGGTGCCCTATGCCAAGCCCATCCCAGCTCAGTTCCAGCAG GCGTGGGCAGAGAACAAGGTCCCTGCCATGCCCTCTGGTGGTGACTTATCCAAGTCATCGGAGTCTTCGCAcgaccagaagaagaagagtctgGCGGAGGTTGAGCACGAGATGGCAGCACTGCAGTACACCAACCCTGGTCTGCTGGAG CACATGAAGATGGACCGGGATGGGAACATGGGACAAGGACAGGGCCCCATGGCTCCCTTCTCAGGCTCTGGAGGACCtggcgcccctggtcagcctggctttTCTTTAAACATACCACCTGGCTCAAAAATGGGCCCGGGTGGATCCAAACCTCCTTATATGGCCTCAGGACAGATGGGCCCATCTGGACCACAGCCACCTCACCAAGGCCCCCCTCAGGGCATGATGGGGCAAGGCGACATGCACTCTGGCCCTCCAAGAAACATTGGCCATCAGGGTCCTCCTGGCCCGAGAGGGATGCAGGGGCCTCATGGAGGAATGATGGGCCCGCCGTCTCGAGGGATGGTCTCTCAAGGCAACATGTTGCCCCATCAAGGAAGCATGATGGGTCACCAGGGAGCGATGATGGGGGGTCAAGGCAGGACTCATGGGAACATGCAAAATAACTTTGGGATGCACGGACACCCGGGTAACGTGCAGGGCCCACCGAACAACATGCAAGGGCCTCATGAAAACATGCAGGGACTCTCGCACATGCAGCATCAA ACATCAGGGCCAATGGTTCATGGGCAGCAGGGCCCAAACAGCAAAG ACCCCAGAGGGCCTCCACTAAACCACCACATGGGTCCTTCAGACCGACAGGGACCCGGAGGGCAGGACTCCGGCGGTTATTGGGGGGAGAACCAGCAGGGCCGGCGAGGACCAGAGGACTATGATGGAGGACGGGACTTCCACTCTGCTGATGAGGAGGGCTGGAGACCCGGGCCTGGTCACGGACCTAATTCTGGCTTccagggaggtggagggggcCACCGGGCAGGTGGAGGATCTAGAGGAGGGAGTGGTGGGAACTGGGGTCCTGACGACCGGTTCTCCcgggggggaggaggtggaggtgattTCCGAGGCAGACGAAACGACAG GTTCAGAGGCCGTTTCCATGACGATTATGGAGGCCAGGATGAAGGTTTTGAAGGCTCAGATGACATGAATCGCGGCTGGGACAACGGCGGAAGAAACAGATCCTCCCGGAGAGGAGGTCCgccgagaggaggaggaggtggcggtGGCGGTGGCGGTGGGAGTGGGCCCCCTCGAGGAAGCGGTCCTCAAAGAGGAG GTCATGATGGCTACCGGGACTCACAGATGCATGACGGGTCGTCACCAGGGGGGAGGGAGCGATCGGCGTC